The sequence TTTCTAAAGTATTAGTAATAGATCAGAAAGCATATGTTTTGATGGGAGAAAAAATAGGAGAAGAGGACATTAAAGAAATTGTAGTGGCAAGAAGTAAAGTTAAAATAGTGACTAATAAATCAATCAACTATGAATTTTTCGCATCTGCTAAAGGTAAAAAGTATTTTAAATCGATAAAAAAAACGGAAGATACTATCTCAAAATAGCCATTTGGAAAAATTTAATTGTTAAAGAATGTAAAAAACTATTTCTTTTTTATATAAAAGTGGTAAAATGGTATGTGTAGGGAAAAATATGCCCCACAGTACACAAAAAAAAAGACAGAAATGGAGGTTAATCATGAAGGATATTTTTGAGGAAATCATTTCAATTGACAAAGACACTACTGCTAAACAAAAATTGGCGAAAGAAAATCTCAAAAATTTGCAGGAAAGTTTGGATCAGGATATAAGTCAGTTGTGTAAAAGTATTCTCGATCAGGCAAAAAAAGATGTTGAAGACTATGAAAATAATCTAGAACAACAGCAAGAGATTACAAAAGAATTAATTAATGAACAAACCCAAAAAGAATGCTTACTTATTAAAAATGCTTTTATAAATGTTAAAGGTAGTTTGGTGGAAAAATTATTTAATGAGATAAAAAGCGAGAGGAGCTAAATTCAATGAATGAGTTTGTTTCTTATTATGCTGTAGATGCCAAACTAAAAAGTCGCAAACCATTTTTGCTAACACGCGAAGATTTTAGTCGTATGATTGAGCTTAAGGACATAAAGCAAGTAATTACTTATATTTCTAAAAAGGACACGTATAGAATGTTTTTGGAAGAACACGCAACGGAAGATGGTATTCACAGAAACGATTTAGAAGTGGCTCTTTGGTGCGTAAATGTATATGAAATAGAAAAAATGTTGCACTTTATGTCTGGAGCATACAAAGAGTTTTTTAAACTAATGTTGCAGCTATATGAATTACGAGATATAGAATTACTAATCCGCGCATTAATGCGAGACGAGTTGCATAATGGTTTGAGTAAATATTTTATTCATAGCAAAAAGTATGCTACTGTAGATTTTAACAGACTGCTAGAAGCTAGGGATATAGTTGAATTTACAAAAATTTTAAATGGATCGATTTATTATTCTACGGTTAGAACGATTGATAAAAATGAGTTGGCAGTTAGTGAATGGCATTTAGAAATGAAAATTAACGCCGCATATTATAAACTTCTAAAAGAAAAAGCAAAGAGTCTACACGAAAAAGATAGAGTAATAGCCACTAGAATCTTGGGGGAACGAATAGATAGACTTAACGTAGAGTGGATATATCGAGCAAAACGGTTTTATGAATTAAATAACGAAGAAATTTTGTTATATAGCCTAGGAAAAGGATATAAAATTTCTTATAACCGCCTAAAAAATCTATGTTATGTAGAAGATATAGCTA is a genomic window of Candidatus Epulonipiscium viviparus containing:
- a CDS encoding V-type ATPase subunit, translated to MNEFVSYYAVDAKLKSRKPFLLTREDFSRMIELKDIKQVITYISKKDTYRMFLEEHATEDGIHRNDLEVALWCVNVYEIEKMLHFMSGAYKEFFKLMLQLYELRDIELLIRALMRDELHNGLSKYFIHSKKYATVDFNRLLEARDIVEFTKILNGSIYYSTVRTIDKNELAVSEWHLEMKINAAYYKLLKEKAKSLHEKDRVIATRILGERIDRLNVEWIYRAKRFYELNNEEILLYSLGKGYKISYNRLKNLCYVEDIAKFRVLANKYLGAEIFFESNDLLSKKVDNWLYSKLLEKENISGIGKLMVYIYTLEMDQKDIIAIIEGLRYQLNKDEIKEYLINNIRT